In a genomic window of Sardina pilchardus chromosome 20, fSarPil1.1, whole genome shotgun sequence:
- the LOC134067609 gene encoding probable G-protein coupled receptor 132: MSTTDRPVNLSTNCTMPYDQDRVALLSLYSVVLVVGVPANFATVCMTWLQVRRKNVLGVYLFILSICDLMYLATLPLWAVYIYSHHTWSWGSMACKWTGYIFFNNMYISIFLLCCVSVDRYVAVVYSLESRGIRQLKHAWIITMAIVIVVALGHLPVFIMEEGNTDGEKPQRCFEPGQASLMVTCFNYARFFIGFLIPLLILVFTNRRILSSIQDSSSIKVKDKEKVRRLALVVVILFLVCFAPYHTILLTRAIAFHTGTDECLFNQRIYTPYSIFLGLSTINSAMNPILYVLSSDNVRREVRRGLSSVRSWGSSRHQVTDSNVPSRNGLSGASGITGH; the protein is encoded by the coding sequence ATGAGTACAACTGATCGTCCTGTGAACCTGTCCACAAACTGTACCATGCCTTACGATCAGGATCGTGTGGCCCTCCTGAGTCTCTAtagtgtggtgctggtggtgggtgTTCCGGCCAACTTTGCCACGGTCTGCATGACCTGGCTGCAGGTGCGCCGTAAAAACGTCCTGGGAGTCTACCTGTTCATCCTATCCATCTGTGACCTCATGTACCTGGCCACCCTTCCTCTTTGGGCAGTATACATTTACAGCCATCACACCTGGTCCTGGGGCTCGATGGCCTGCAAATGGACAGGATATATCTTCTTCAACAACATGTACATCAGCATcttcctgctgtgctgtgtgtccgTGGATCGGTACGTGGCTGTTGTGTACTCCCTGGAGTCTCGAGGGATCCGACAGTTGAAACATGCCTGGATAATCACCATGGCGATTGTCATCGTCGTGGCTTTGGGTCACCTGCCTGTTTTTATTATGGAAGAGGGGAACACCGACGGTGAGAAACCGCAGCGCTGCTTTGAGCCCGGGCAGGCCTCACTGATGGTGACCTGCTTCAACTACGCTCGCTTCTTCATCGGATTCCTCATACCTCTACTGATCCTCGTCTTCACCAACCGCAGAATCCTGTCCAGCATCCAGGACAGTAGCAGCATTAAGGTGAAGGACAAGGAGAAGGTGCGCCGGCTTgcgctggtggtggtgatacTCTTCCTGGTGTGTTTTGCCCCCTACCACACCATCCTTCTGACCCGGGCCATCGCCTTCCACACGGGCACCGACGAGTGCCTGTTCAACCAGCGCATCTACACTCCCTACAGTATCTTCCTGGGCTTGTCCACCATCAACAGCGCCATGAACCCGATCCTGTACGTCCTGTCCAGCGATAACGTCAGGAGGGAGGTGCGGAGAGGCCTGAGCAGCGTCCGAAGCTGGGGAAGCTCCAGGCATCAGGTCACTGACAGCAATGTCCCCAGCAGGAATGGCTTGAGTGGCGCTTCGGGCATTACCGGGCATTAA